The Oceanispirochaeta sp. M1 genome has a window encoding:
- a CDS encoding DeoR/GlpR family DNA-binding transcription regulator: MIPYIRRKKILELLHSKELVYLDDLVEYTGVSLATVRRDLKLFEEEGQVELLQGGAARIKVNIKERNIKEKLTINRDMKEIVAGYAATLVNDGQFIYVGPGTTENWMFTILSGKDVTVVTNGVHHIEKLMEYKIESKLLGGELLNNIAVVVGYDAIKQIEQMNFDKCFIGASGFTLDRGASTSEVGVAEINRVAIKRSKKSYLLLDSTKIGNNSKYTFAAADEFDKIIVAGNIEESYLELENIYAVELD; the protein is encoded by the coding sequence ATGATTCCATACATAAGAAGAAAGAAAATTCTTGAACTACTCCATAGCAAAGAGCTCGTTTACCTTGATGATCTAGTAGAATATACAGGTGTCTCTCTGGCAACTGTCAGACGTGATTTGAAGCTTTTTGAAGAGGAAGGGCAGGTTGAGCTTCTTCAAGGTGGTGCCGCCAGGATTAAAGTTAATATCAAAGAACGGAATATTAAAGAAAAGTTAACAATTAACCGGGATATGAAAGAAATCGTTGCCGGATATGCTGCAACCCTTGTGAATGATGGTCAGTTTATATATGTTGGTCCAGGTACCACAGAGAACTGGATGTTTACAATTTTGAGCGGCAAGGATGTCACTGTTGTCACCAATGGAGTACATCATATTGAAAAGCTTATGGAGTATAAGATTGAAAGCAAACTACTGGGTGGTGAATTGCTTAACAATATAGCGGTTGTTGTCGGATATGATGCGATTAAACAGATTGAGCAGATGAATTTTGATAAATGTTTCATCGGTGCATCAGGTTTTACACTGGATAGGGGAGCATCGACTTCTGAGGTTGGTGTTGCTGAAATTAATCGTGTTGCCATCAAAAGATCAAAAAAGTCATATCTTCTCTTAGACTCAACTAAAATCGGGAATAACTCCAAATATACATTTGCTGCAGCAGATGAGTTTGATAAAATCATTGTGGCAGGTAATATTGAAGAGAGCTATCTGGAATTAGAAAATATATATGCCGTAGAATTAGATTAA
- a CDS encoding Pr6Pr family membrane protein translates to MIDSDNLSRNFISSGLMNLLRIILGIVIIYYIVERSLFSWNKEIPSIYFFTIQSNLILAIYWILSPLVRKKSHPVFSLVVTTNMVITGSIFIMLIDEGFTDKLYLMLENKIISSMVHYISMASSIITHYMMPALALLDFLVFVDLGTLKPGRKIFVLIYPICYFIFHLIYSSLSGNFIYPFFDPDFVGGNVLVVLLTLGMVAAVFLIGIGLVALNRLVQGRISHYFKKLLQN, encoded by the coding sequence ATGATTGATTCTGATAATCTAAGTCGAAACTTCATCAGTTCCGGATTGATGAATCTCCTCCGAATTATTCTTGGAATTGTGATTATATATTATATTGTCGAACGCTCACTTTTTTCCTGGAATAAAGAGATTCCTTCTATCTATTTCTTCACAATTCAAAGCAATCTTATTCTTGCCATATACTGGATACTATCACCCCTTGTCAGAAAAAAGTCTCATCCTGTTTTTTCTCTGGTTGTCACCACTAATATGGTTATAACCGGGTCAATATTTATCATGCTGATTGATGAGGGATTCACTGATAAGCTGTATTTAATGCTGGAGAACAAGATCATCTCGAGTATGGTTCATTATATAAGTATGGCATCTTCAATTATCACTCATTACATGATGCCGGCACTGGCTCTTCTCGATTTTCTGGTTTTTGTCGATCTTGGAACATTGAAGCCGGGAAGAAAAATCTTTGTGCTTATTTATCCTATATGCTATTTCATTTTCCATTTAATTTACTCTTCTTTATCCGGGAATTTTATTTACCCGTTTTTTGATCCTGATTTTGTTGGTGGGAATGTTCTTGTTGTCCTTCTTACTCTCGGAATGGTGGCTGCTGTATTTCTAATAGGCATAGGGCTCGTGGCTTTAAATAGATTAGTACAAGGAAGAATCAGTCATTATTTTAAGAAACTGCTGCAGAATTGA
- the ablB gene encoding putative beta-lysine N-acetyltransferase, with product MSDKIENIGKSMIHHGKLNDRVYIMKLSKNDFHDVIKRTDELCEKESYSKVFAKVPESVSKELINQGYIKEAEIKNFYSGKENCVFLGKFIEKERQNLIDKSLINDVLKITKSKKTIEEPPVLPNNFYLRDLTELNAKEMADLYKSVFNSYPFPIFDEEYLKQTMKDNIEYAGVFFKNTLVSIASAETYPDFLNAEMTDFATLPKFLGNNFSVILLKYLEKKLISKNYKTLYTIARAKSAGMNITFKKCGYQYSGTLINNTNISGNIESMNIWYKNL from the coding sequence ATGAGTGATAAAATTGAGAACATTGGAAAATCCATGATTCATCATGGAAAGTTAAACGATAGAGTATACATTATGAAATTAAGCAAAAATGATTTTCATGATGTTATTAAACGCACTGATGAATTGTGTGAAAAAGAGAGTTATTCCAAAGTATTTGCGAAAGTTCCTGAATCAGTTTCAAAAGAATTAATAAATCAGGGTTATATAAAAGAAGCAGAAATTAAGAATTTTTATTCAGGAAAGGAAAACTGTGTATTCTTAGGGAAGTTTATTGAGAAAGAGAGGCAAAATCTTATTGATAAGTCTCTGATTAATGATGTCTTAAAAATTACTAAATCAAAAAAAACTATTGAAGAACCTCCTGTGTTACCAAATAATTTTTACTTGAGGGATTTAACAGAATTAAATGCAAAAGAAATGGCAGATTTGTATAAATCAGTATTTAATTCTTATCCATTTCCTATTTTTGATGAAGAATATCTTAAACAAACAATGAAGGACAATATTGAGTATGCTGGAGTATTCTTCAAAAATACTTTAGTTAGTATTGCGTCTGCTGAAACATATCCTGATTTTTTGAATGCTGAAATGACCGATTTTGCAACTTTACCGAAATTTCTGGGAAATAATTTTTCAGTTATACTGCTGAAGTATTTGGAAAAAAAATTAATCAGTAAAAATTATAAAACTCTGTACACTATAGCAAGAGCTAAATCGGCAGGAATGAATATTACTTTTAAAAAATGCGGATATCAGTATTCAGGTACACTTATTAATAATACCAATATATCAGGAAATATTGAAAGTATGAATATTTGGTATAAAAATCTATAG
- the ablA gene encoding lysine 2,3-aminomutase, which yields MTSLIKDKLNDIKVSDELLIKWKDWKWQLRNSITTIEGVEEILDIKFSDKKREEIEKTISKFPLSVTPYYLSLVDVDDYENDPVFKQAFPDVRELIVSECDMEDPLHEDVDSPVPGLTHRYPDRVLVYVSHACSMYCRHCTRKRKVSDTDSISSREMISKAVDYIRNHPEVRDVLLSGGDPFMLSDENIDWILGEIRSISHVEVIRIGTRMPVVLPYRITDGLIKVLKKHGVIWINTHFNHPREITESSKEALSKLANAGIPLGNQSVLLAEINDCPRIMKDLVHKLVQNRVRPYYLYQCDLSEGLEHFRTFVGKGIEIIESLRGHTSGFAVPTYVIDAPGGGGKIPVYPNYVLSWSTNKIVLRNYEGVITTYKMPDKYDHNLCDLNCAECNLQLNIDNAPEVISIGIARLLSDHEEEITLTPNSLERDQKYER from the coding sequence ATGACGAGCCTAATAAAAGATAAGTTAAATGATATAAAAGTATCAGATGAATTATTAATAAAATGGAAAGATTGGAAGTGGCAGTTAAGAAATTCTATAACTACGATTGAGGGAGTTGAAGAAATACTTGACATCAAATTTTCAGATAAAAAACGTGAGGAGATTGAAAAGACAATCAGTAAATTTCCTCTATCAGTAACACCATACTATTTATCACTTGTAGATGTTGACGACTATGAAAATGATCCTGTATTTAAGCAGGCATTTCCTGATGTGAGAGAATTGATCGTTTCTGAATGTGATATGGAAGACCCGCTTCACGAAGATGTTGACAGCCCTGTACCAGGATTAACACACAGATATCCTGATAGAGTATTGGTGTACGTCAGTCATGCTTGCTCAATGTATTGCCGTCATTGTACACGTAAAAGAAAAGTTAGTGATACGGATAGTATAAGTTCAAGAGAAATGATTTCAAAAGCAGTGGATTATATCAGAAACCACCCTGAAGTACGTGACGTGCTATTATCTGGTGGAGATCCTTTTATGCTTTCTGATGAAAACATTGACTGGATTCTTGGAGAAATAAGAAGTATATCGCATGTTGAAGTTATTAGAATAGGAACTAGAATGCCAGTTGTTTTACCTTACAGGATTACTGATGGATTAATTAAGGTTCTTAAAAAACATGGTGTAATCTGGATCAATACACATTTCAATCATCCTAGAGAAATTACAGAATCATCCAAAGAAGCATTAAGTAAACTCGCCAATGCAGGAATCCCTCTAGGAAATCAAAGTGTACTACTTGCAGAAATTAATGATTGTCCCAGGATCATGAAAGACCTTGTACATAAACTTGTACAAAATAGAGTGAGGCCTTACTATCTTTACCAGTGCGACTTATCGGAAGGTCTAGAACACTTTAGAACATTTGTTGGCAAAGGGATTGAAATAATTGAGAGTCTTCGAGGACATACAAGCGGATTCGCTGTTCCAACTTATGTTATTGATGCTCCAGGGGGCGGAGGTAAGATTCCTGTTTATCCTAACTATGTATTATCATGGTCTACTAACAAGATCGTTTTGAGGAATTATGAAGGTGTTATTACAACATATAAAATGCCAGATAAATACGATCATAACTTATGTGATTTAAATTGTGCAGAATGTAATCTTCAGTTAAACATTGATAATGCTCCAGAAGTAATCTCAATAGGTATTGCAAGACTTCTTTCAGACCATGAAGAAGAAATTACTCTAACACCAAACTCTCTTGAAAGAGATCAGAAGTACGAGAGATAA
- a CDS encoding MFS transporter: protein MKDGYVVPLREKFAYGIGDTAINLGYGAVGFYMLWFMVNVGGITPSLAGLIFMLARGWDAISDYLMGRISDQTKSKWGRRKPYIFFGAIPMGITFAFLWFTPSGSEAVRFFYYLFIFILFNTAFTVVAVPYGALTPEMSQNYDERAVLSGFRIGSSFIGTLIGAAGVSLLVDVVYADMPKSKSFFVMGAIFGVVIIGILFITAISAKERVEHREQTYEGFRATLGSFFRLKEFRIMMGMFLFNMIGLDIIMATIAFYLGDVMHIGGDMQFVFMGIPLLVAVAASPLWVSLAKRWGKRKAYIVSAVYFVIALLFALIVPAGNLISLGIVCAFIGVGISASQVITWSMLPDLIEIDEYENGVRREGAFYGISTFLYKCASAVAIALSGAVLELFGYIEASVDDVAAQVIVQPDSALIAVRIMLAVVPCFFLIGSAVFAKILPITRERYESVLEELNGRKNSVNVET from the coding sequence ATGAAAGATGGATATGTTGTACCACTCAGGGAGAAGTTTGCCTACGGTATTGGAGATACGGCAATAAACCTCGGGTATGGGGCTGTAGGGTTTTATATGCTCTGGTTTATGGTCAATGTGGGTGGGATAACTCCCTCCCTTGCTGGTTTGATTTTTATGCTGGCCAGAGGGTGGGATGCTATTTCAGACTATCTGATGGGACGAATATCGGACCAGACTAAATCGAAATGGGGGAGAAGAAAACCCTATATATTCTTTGGTGCCATCCCCATGGGGATAACCTTTGCTTTTCTATGGTTTACCCCCTCAGGAAGTGAAGCAGTACGATTTTTCTATTATCTCTTTATTTTCATCCTTTTTAATACAGCTTTTACAGTGGTGGCTGTCCCCTATGGTGCTCTTACACCGGAGATGTCTCAGAATTATGATGAACGGGCCGTCCTCTCGGGTTTTAGAATTGGATCCTCTTTTATCGGTACACTCATAGGGGCCGCGGGAGTGTCTCTATTAGTTGATGTTGTCTACGCCGATATGCCGAAAAGTAAAAGTTTTTTTGTTATGGGGGCAATTTTCGGAGTTGTTATCATCGGGATATTATTTATTACGGCTATCAGCGCAAAAGAGCGGGTAGAACACAGAGAGCAGACCTATGAAGGTTTTAGAGCCACCCTGGGCTCTTTTTTCAGGCTAAAAGAGTTCAGAATCATGATGGGTATGTTCCTGTTTAATATGATAGGCCTGGATATAATCATGGCTACCATCGCCTTCTATCTTGGAGATGTGATGCATATCGGTGGAGACATGCAGTTTGTTTTTATGGGGATTCCTCTTCTTGTGGCAGTTGCGGCATCGCCCCTCTGGGTTTCTCTGGCCAAGCGCTGGGGGAAACGGAAGGCTTACATCGTTTCGGCCGTTTATTTTGTAATTGCCCTCCTGTTTGCTCTTATCGTCCCGGCGGGAAATCTCATTTCGCTGGGTATAGTCTGCGCCTTTATCGGGGTAGGAATCTCCGCTTCACAGGTGATCACCTGGTCAATGCTCCCTGATCTTATCGAGATTGATGAGTATGAGAACGGAGTGCGTCGGGAAGGTGCCTTCTACGGGATCTCTACATTTCTCTATAAGTGTGCTTCAGCCGTAGCAATTGCTCTCTCCGGAGCTGTCCTGGAACTCTTTGGCTATATTGAGGCAAGTGTCGATGATGTCGCAGCCCAGGTGATCGTTCAGCCTGATTCCGCCCTGATTGCGGTACGTATAATGCTTGCAGTTGTACCTTGTTTTTTCTTAATCGGTTCGGCAGTTTTTGCAAAGATTCTCCCCATCACCAGAGAGCGGTACGAAAGTGTCCTGGAGGAACTGAACGGAAGAAAAAACTCAGTTAATGTGGAGACTTAA